From Chryseobacterium sp. IHB B 17019, one genomic window encodes:
- a CDS encoding 2-oxoglutarate dehydrogenase E1 component, translating into MDRFSFLNAAHSQLIEDLYQQYLKFPDSLEPSWKAFFQGFDFALENYGDEDNIQYTQSSASSAPVAQQAAQAASNGEVPEHIKKEFKIVNLIEAYRTRGHLFTKTNPVRERRHYTPTLDIENFGLSSADLNTKFNGAVEIGFKEPATLKEIVDRLQTIYCDSIGVEYMHINNVEEKDFIKRWLQVNQNHANLSANEKTEILLKLNQAVAFENYLHTKFVGQKRFSLEGGETLIPALDQLISRSSQLGVDEVVLGMAHRGRLNVLTNIFGKSYKQIFSEFEGKEFEEDVFSGDVKYHLGSSKKIKTASGEEVAINLTPNPSHLETVAALVEGICRAKVDDKYKGDYSKILPIVIHGDGAIAGQGIAYEVAQMMTLEGYKTGGTVHIVVNNQVSFTTNYIDARSSTYCTDIAKVTESPVMHVNADDAEAVVHAIHFAADFRAKFGKDVYIDLLGYRKYGHNEGDEPRFTQPNLYKTISKHPNPREIYKDKLLKDSVTSNEVIAKMETDFKGLLDKDFDASKEIEKNIMDVFMADDWTNYPIAKRGAVQLPVDTKYDLAKLKELAIKMSTLPADKKFINKITRLFENRIKAIEGNSLDWALGEWLAYATLLMEGHNVRISGEDVERGTFSHRHAVVKTEDTEEEYIPLRHVSESRFDVYNSHLSEYGVLGFDYGYAMASPNTLTIWEAQFGDFVNGAQIIVDQYLAAAEEKWKIQDGLVMLLPHGSEGQGAEHSSARLERFLTLCANENMVVANITSPANYFHLLRRQLKWPFRKPLIVMSPKSLLRHPKVVSPLEDFANGSFQPILDDPTADPKKVEKVVLCSGKLYFELLTKKEELNAENIALVRFEQLYPLQTDAIEAIFNKYENKKELVWAQEEPENMGAWSYILRNFRDTGIQVVAPVPSGAPAPGSHKMFEKNQNAVINRVFDRNDAPVKRPVTA; encoded by the coding sequence ATGGACAGATTTTCATTCCTAAACGCAGCTCATTCTCAATTAATTGAGGATTTATACCAACAGTATTTAAAATTCCCGGACTCTTTAGAACCATCATGGAAAGCCTTCTTTCAAGGTTTCGATTTTGCCTTGGAGAATTACGGTGATGAAGATAACATCCAATATACACAATCTTCGGCATCTTCTGCTCCGGTAGCGCAGCAGGCGGCTCAGGCAGCTTCAAACGGTGAAGTTCCTGAACACATCAAAAAAGAATTTAAAATTGTAAACCTTATCGAGGCTTACAGAACAAGAGGGCACCTGTTTACAAAAACAAACCCGGTAAGAGAAAGAAGGCACTATACACCTACTTTAGATATTGAAAATTTCGGATTAAGCAGTGCGGATTTAAATACGAAATTCAACGGTGCGGTAGAAATCGGTTTCAAGGAACCTGCAACTTTGAAGGAAATTGTGGATCGTTTACAGACCATCTACTGTGATTCTATCGGTGTAGAATATATGCACATCAACAATGTTGAAGAAAAAGATTTCATCAAAAGATGGCTGCAGGTAAACCAAAATCATGCAAACCTTTCAGCGAACGAAAAAACTGAGATTTTATTAAAATTAAATCAGGCTGTAGCTTTTGAAAATTATCTTCATACAAAATTTGTAGGACAGAAGAGATTCTCACTGGAAGGTGGTGAAACTTTGATTCCAGCATTGGATCAGTTGATCTCAAGATCTTCTCAATTAGGCGTTGATGAGGTTGTTCTAGGAATGGCCCACAGAGGAAGATTGAATGTTTTAACAAACATTTTCGGGAAATCTTACAAGCAGATTTTCTCAGAATTTGAAGGAAAAGAATTTGAAGAAGATGTATTCTCCGGTGACGTAAAATATCACTTGGGATCATCCAAAAAAATAAAAACAGCTTCCGGAGAAGAAGTTGCTATTAACTTAACTCCAAACCCATCTCACCTTGAAACGGTTGCAGCCCTTGTAGAAGGAATCTGCCGTGCAAAAGTGGATGACAAATACAAAGGAGATTATTCTAAAATCTTACCAATCGTGATTCATGGTGATGGTGCTATCGCAGGGCAGGGTATTGCTTACGAAGTAGCTCAGATGATGACGTTGGAGGGGTACAAAACGGGTGGTACGGTTCATATCGTTGTTAATAACCAGGTTTCATTTACCACAAATTATATTGATGCAAGATCTTCAACGTATTGTACAGACATCGCAAAAGTGACGGAATCTCCTGTAATGCACGTAAATGCTGATGATGCGGAAGCAGTGGTTCATGCCATTCATTTTGCTGCTGATTTCAGGGCTAAGTTTGGTAAAGACGTTTATATCGATTTATTAGGATATAGAAAATATGGTCATAATGAAGGTGATGAACCAAGATTTACTCAGCCTAATTTATATAAAACAATTTCTAAGCACCCGAACCCGAGAGAAATTTATAAAGATAAATTATTGAAGGACAGTGTAACTTCAAATGAGGTTATCGCTAAAATGGAAACTGACTTCAAAGGTCTTTTAGATAAAGATTTTGATGCTTCAAAAGAAATTGAGAAAAATATCATGGATGTTTTCATGGCAGACGACTGGACGAATTATCCGATTGCAAAAAGAGGAGCAGTTCAATTGCCTGTTGATACAAAATATGACTTAGCTAAGCTGAAAGAACTGGCCATTAAAATGTCAACACTTCCGGCTGATAAAAAATTCATTAATAAAATTACAAGACTTTTCGAAAACAGAATCAAGGCTATTGAAGGAAACTCTTTAGACTGGGCTCTTGGAGAGTGGCTGGCTTATGCTACGCTTCTTATGGAAGGACACAATGTAAGAATTTCCGGCGAAGATGTGGAAAGAGGAACGTTCTCTCACAGACATGCTGTGGTGAAAACTGAAGATACGGAAGAAGAATATATCCCATTAAGACACGTTTCAGAAAGTAGATTTGATGTGTACAATTCTCACCTTTCAGAATATGGTGTTTTAGGATTTGATTACGGATATGCGATGGCTTCACCTAATACATTGACAATTTGGGAAGCACAGTTCGGGGACTTCGTAAACGGAGCTCAAATCATTGTAGACCAATATTTGGCTGCTGCAGAAGAAAAATGGAAAATTCAGGATGGTTTAGTAATGTTATTGCCTCACGGTTCGGAAGGGCAGGGTGCGGAACACTCTTCAGCAAGACTGGAAAGATTCCTTACACTTTGTGCTAATGAAAATATGGTGGTAGCAAATATTACTTCTCCTGCAAACTATTTCCACCTGTTAAGAAGACAATTAAAATGGCCATTCAGAAAACCATTAATTGTAATGAGCCCAAAATCATTATTAAGACATCCAAAAGTGGTTTCTCCGCTTGAAGATTTTGCAAACGGTTCGTTCCAGCCAATCTTGGATGACCCAACTGCAGATCCTAAAAAAGTGGAAAAAGTAGTACTTTGTTCAGGTAAATTATACTTCGAATTATTGACGAAGAAAGAAGAGCTTAACGCTGAAAATATCGCATTGGTAAGATTTGAGCAGTTATATCCTCTTCAAACGGATGCTATTGAAGCGATTTTCAATAAATACGAGAACAAAAAAGAGCTGGTTTGGGCACAGGAAGAGCCGGAAAATATGGGTGCTTGGTCTTATATCTTAAGAAATTTCAGAGATACAGGAATCCAGGTAGTTGCCCCTGTTCCGAGCGGTGCGCCTGCTCCGGGAAGCCATAAAATGTTTGAGAAAAATCAAAATGCAGTAATCAACAGAGTATTCGACAGAAATGATGCTCCTGTGAAAAGACCTGTAACAGCTTAA
- a CDS encoding SRPBCC domain-containing protein, with product MRFFKIIAVLIILLVGAYAASMYYFVDESKDFKIEKEVDYPLEKVFNQFNNLQNFTRWNNFFTSSQSVDIDYYTPYEGQGSSISYIDPKNDTDGEMFIRYENPNKSLRYHLFEDRNENPTLVDVKFKAVSPTKTKIIWVVQTPKLSVLRRVENFWTEDRFAENIDKSMANLKNVLGNKVEKDNQMAAIKYDSLMVENEESKLLLGINVSTSNKKDALFKNIVMNYNKIYNYTTMDLGKRDDEFGFPTLITDADNYKDKEVSYFLGIPLSKKFGVTDNNFSFRTINASQNYVMYYKGTYEGRVKAVQQLIQKAKKDEMRFGDIRQTFIERPTEGQEVNMKLSLSVFK from the coding sequence ATGCGTTTTTTTAAAATCATAGCGGTACTTATTATTTTGCTGGTTGGGGCTTATGCGGCTTCCATGTATTATTTTGTGGATGAAAGCAAAGATTTCAAGATTGAGAAAGAGGTTGATTATCCTCTTGAAAAAGTTTTTAATCAGTTTAATAATTTACAAAACTTCACCCGATGGAATAACTTCTTTACGAGCTCTCAATCAGTTGATATTGATTATTATACACCTTACGAAGGTCAGGGAAGTTCCATCAGCTATATCGACCCGAAAAACGATACCGACGGAGAAATGTTCATCCGCTACGAAAACCCGAACAAGTCATTGAGATACCATCTTTTTGAGGACAGAAATGAAAATCCAACGTTGGTTGATGTGAAATTTAAAGCAGTTTCACCGACCAAAACAAAAATCATATGGGTAGTTCAAACCCCGAAATTATCTGTGTTAAGAAGAGTAGAGAATTTCTGGACAGAAGACCGGTTTGCCGAAAATATTGATAAAAGTATGGCAAATCTTAAAAATGTTTTGGGTAATAAAGTAGAAAAAGACAACCAGATGGCGGCCATAAAATATGACAGTTTGATGGTGGAAAATGAAGAATCAAAACTTTTACTGGGAATTAACGTAAGTACATCCAATAAAAAAGATGCCCTTTTCAAAAATATCGTGATGAATTATAATAAAATTTATAATTATACAACGATGGATTTAGGCAAAAGAGACGATGAATTTGGGTTTCCTACACTCATCACAGATGCCGATAATTACAAGGATAAAGAAGTTTCATACTTCCTTGGGATTCCTCTTTCGAAAAAGTTTGGTGTTACGGATAACAACTTTAGTTTCAGAACGATAAATGCTTCCCAAAATTATGTCATGTATTACAAAGGTACTTATGAAGGAAGGGTAAAGGCGGTCCAGCAATTGATTCAGAAAGCGAAAAAAGATGAAATGCGTTTTGGAGATATCCGCCAGACTTTCATCGAACGCCCGACGGAAGGCCAGGAAGTAAATATGAAGCTCTCGTTATCAGTATTTAAGTAA
- a CDS encoding glucose-1-phosphate adenylyltransferase, with amino-acid sequence MKRNVISIVLGGGRGTRLFPLTYTRSKPAVPIAGKYRLVDIPISNCLNSGLNKILVLTQFNSASLNSHIKNSYHFDIFSKGFVDILAAEQNVENDNWYQGTADAVRQSMKHLEKYDYDYILILSGDQLYQMDFREMLDFHIEKGGDVTIATIPVNAKDATGFGILSSDDEGNITSFVEKPGYDMLDGLKSEVSEENKQSGKEYLASMGIYIFTKSILKKMFDDGAGDDFGKDIIPNSIGKYTTLSYQYEGYWTDIGTIESFYEANLDLCQDFPQFNLFSSSPIYTRARMLPPSKINGSYVSKAVFGDGCIIMADKIENSVIGNRTRIDKGSTIVNSYVMGADFYQNTAEIVVNDRKGEPNMGIGKYCYIEKAILDKNCYIGDNVRIIGGRHLKDGDYGTHSVQDGIVVVKKGAVLMPGTHIG; translated from the coding sequence ATGAAACGCAATGTCATTTCCATTGTTTTAGGAGGAGGTAGGGGAACGAGATTGTTTCCTTTAACATACACGAGATCAAAACCGGCAGTTCCGATTGCAGGAAAATACCGATTGGTAGATATTCCCATTTCGAATTGCTTAAACTCAGGATTGAATAAAATTCTTGTGTTGACCCAGTTTAATTCAGCTTCCTTAAACTCTCACATCAAAAATTCTTATCATTTTGATATTTTCAGCAAAGGTTTTGTTGATATTCTTGCTGCCGAGCAAAATGTTGAAAACGACAATTGGTATCAGGGAACTGCAGATGCGGTGCGCCAGTCGATGAAGCATTTGGAGAAGTATGATTATGATTATATTTTAATTCTTTCCGGGGATCAATTGTATCAGATGGATTTCCGTGAAATGCTGGACTTCCATATTGAAAAAGGCGGCGATGTTACCATTGCAACCATTCCCGTAAATGCTAAAGATGCGACAGGTTTTGGGATTTTAAGTTCTGATGATGAAGGAAATATTACTTCATTTGTCGAAAAACCAGGTTATGATATGCTGGATGGCTTAAAATCTGAAGTTTCTGAAGAAAATAAACAAAGCGGAAAAGAATATCTGGCTTCAATGGGAATTTATATTTTCACGAAAAGCATCCTTAAAAAAATGTTTGATGATGGAGCCGGCGACGATTTCGGAAAGGACATCATTCCTAATTCTATCGGGAAATATACTACACTGAGCTATCAATATGAAGGATATTGGACGGACATCGGAACCATAGAATCTTTCTACGAAGCGAATCTGGATTTATGCCAGGATTTCCCCCAGTTTAATCTTTTCTCTTCTTCACCTATTTATACAAGAGCTAGAATGCTTCCGCCATCAAAAATCAACGGTTCATACGTGAGCAAAGCTGTTTTCGGGGATGGATGTATTATTATGGCTGATAAAATCGAGAATTCCGTGATCGGAAACAGGACAAGAATCGATAAAGGCAGTACAATTGTAAATTCTTACGTAATGGGTGCAGATTTCTATCAAAATACAGCGGAAATCGTAGTAAACGACAGAAAAGGTGAACCGAATATGGGAATCGGAAAGTACTGTTATATCGAAAAAGCAATCTTAGATAAAAACTGCTACATCGGAGATAATGTAAGGATCATTGGCGGAAGACACCTGAAAGACGGCGATTACGGAACACACTCCGTTCAGGACGGTATCGTTGTCGTGAAGAAAGGGGCGGTTTTGATGCCGGGAACGCATATTGGGTGA
- a CDS encoding FEKKY domain-containing protein, which produces MLIFSCKKEEIYVGGYYWIYTYGLPDMDRIEAAEGISEKWKIKYHAVGGCLVDDKLIKTVEARNRKTYAAIEKRYEKGWKEKYNKDSEDFMMKKVDVMDVLITNKLFRNELKKYYIEIDDVDKDVKEVNDNLYKVVVYNKKLNAENKECFTVDVNTKNRTVNLIK; this is translated from the coding sequence ATGTTAATTTTTTCCTGTAAAAAAGAAGAAATTTATGTAGGAGGATACTATTGGATTTATACTTACGGTCTTCCTGACATGGATAGAATAGAAGCCGCAGAAGGTATTTCTGAAAAGTGGAAAATAAAATACCACGCAGTAGGAGGATGTTTGGTAGATGATAAATTAATAAAAACAGTTGAAGCCAGAAACCGGAAAACCTACGCTGCAATTGAAAAGAGATACGAAAAAGGCTGGAAGGAAAAATATAATAAGGATTCAGAAGATTTCATGATGAAAAAAGTAGATGTCATGGATGTTTTGATCACCAATAAATTATTCCGGAACGAGCTGAAAAAATATTATATAGAAATTGATGATGTAGATAAAGATGTAAAGGAAGTAAATGATAATTTGTATAAAGTTGTAGTTTATAACAAAAAGCTAAACGCGGAAAACAAAGAATGTTTTACAGTAGATGTAAACACGAAAAATAGAACGGTAAATTTAATAAAATAA
- a CDS encoding glycogen synthase, which produces MVVYHLSTECYPVAKVGGLADVVGALPKYQNKIKGVEAKVVMPWYNKSFVHDHQFDIVFDGFIHQGGNMLQVQVLKEKTNALGFELYMVKVPGLLDRDNPYGYQDENFQFLAFQHGVLHWLSAMKIRPDVLHCHDYHTGLVPFMIENCSEFSFLKGVKTIGTIHNGEYQGMMSWEMANYLPSFDAYKWGLMDWNGLINPLASMIKCATAFTTVSQGYLEELFISFRGLESLVRDEFGKAYGIINGIDTEVWNPETDPMLDFNFNVKNAIAQKKKNKEKLCKEYGLKPELPLFAFIGRFATEKGADLLPDMVWRSIKQSYGALNIMILGSGNAYIENKLKEYDYTYSNFALDLGYKEHLSHKMYASADFLLMPSRVEPCGLNQMYSMRYGTVPVVRYTGGLRDTVEDISTGGAGINFTYSGVDDIIHAMNRAMLVYNQKDMMENLIHANMNFDFAWEKSAEKYIALYNN; this is translated from the coding sequence ATGGTAGTTTATCATCTAAGTACGGAATGTTATCCGGTAGCAAAAGTAGGAGGTTTGGCAGATGTGGTAGGAGCTTTGCCGAAGTATCAAAATAAAATAAAAGGTGTTGAGGCTAAGGTGGTAATGCCATGGTACAACAAATCTTTTGTTCATGATCATCAGTTTGACATAGTTTTTGATGGCTTTATTCATCAAGGAGGGAATATGCTTCAGGTACAGGTTTTGAAGGAGAAAACCAATGCTTTGGGATTTGAATTATACATGGTAAAAGTTCCGGGGCTCTTAGACAGGGATAATCCTTACGGCTATCAGGATGAAAACTTTCAGTTTCTGGCTTTTCAGCACGGGGTTTTGCACTGGCTGAGCGCGATGAAAATTCGTCCCGATGTTTTGCATTGTCATGATTATCATACAGGATTAGTTCCTTTTATGATTGAAAACTGTTCTGAATTTTCGTTTTTAAAAGGTGTGAAAACCATAGGAACGATTCATAATGGCGAATATCAGGGAATGATGAGCTGGGAAATGGCCAATTATCTGCCGTCTTTTGATGCTTACAAATGGGGATTGATGGATTGGAACGGACTGATCAACCCGCTGGCAAGTATGATTAAATGTGCCACCGCTTTTACAACGGTATCACAGGGTTATCTTGAAGAACTCTTTATCAGCTTCAGGGGATTGGAAAGTCTTGTTCGTGATGAATTTGGGAAAGCTTACGGAATCATTAATGGAATTGACACCGAAGTCTGGAACCCGGAAACTGATCCAATGCTTGATTTTAATTTTAATGTAAAAAATGCCATCGCCCAGAAGAAGAAAAACAAAGAAAAACTGTGTAAAGAATATGGTTTGAAGCCTGAGCTTCCATTGTTTGCCTTCATCGGAAGATTTGCAACAGAAAAAGGGGCCGATCTTCTGCCTGATATGGTTTGGAGAAGCATCAAACAAAGCTATGGCGCTTTAAATATTATGATTTTAGGCTCAGGAAATGCTTACATTGAAAATAAGTTGAAGGAATATGATTATACGTACAGCAATTTTGCATTGGATTTGGGCTATAAAGAACATCTTTCACATAAAATGTATGCTTCGGCGGATTTTTTACTGATGCCTTCACGGGTAGAACCCTGCGGACTGAACCAGATGTATTCGATGAGGTACGGAACAGTGCCGGTTGTAAGATATACAGGAGGTTTGCGGGATACAGTGGAAGATATATCAACGGGTGGAGCGGGAATTAATTTTACCTATTCCGGAGTTGATGATATTATCCACGCCATGAACAGGGCGATGTTGGTTTACAATCAGAAAGATATGATGGAAAACCTCATCCATGCCAATATGAATTTTGATTTTGCCTGGGAAAAATCAGCAGAGAAATATATAGCTTTATATAATAATTAA
- the glgB gene encoding 1,4-alpha-glucan branching protein GlgB gives MNSVKTYTLFTEHDIYLFKEGRHYKLYDKFGAHSAEKEGVIGVYFSVWAPNAKKVSVIGNFNNWNHKDHILFPRWDGSGIWEGFIAGLTWGTLYKYAIETAHGEILEKSDPYALSWEQNLQAASLVSTTWYEWNDKEWLENRWKKNSLKAPISVYELHLGSWMRNLDNPERFLNYQDVAKMLVPYIKEMGFTHVEFMPVMEYPYDPSWGYQITGFYAATSRFGSPQDLMFLIDELHRNDIGVILDWVPSHFPGDANGLHRFDGSYLYEHEDPRKGFHPDWKSYIFNYGRNEVKSFLISNAMFWLERYHADGLRVDAVTSMLHLDYSRNEGEWEPNIYGGNVNLEAKAFLQEFNTAVYKEFGDNIMTIAEESSDFPMLTKPVHAGGVGFGMKWMMGWMHDTLDYFKEDPINRKFQHHKLTFASMYMYNENYMMPLSHDEVVHGKASLIYKMRGDEWQKFANLRALYVYMFTHPGAKLLFMGDEFGQTSEWNFTRSLDWHLLQYPVHKGLQTLVKDLNHIYKYETAFYENQFNPYGFEWLEADDQENSVYIYLRKGKKRDDVCMVILNLTPRVLDYKIGVNAGTHWEVIFNSDDEIYSGSGVKSQVFKEENEEYMRHPKSISLNLPPLAGIILKQKKDKKYKLQRIKQHKR, from the coding sequence ATGAATTCGGTTAAAACATATACGCTTTTTACAGAACACGATATTTATCTTTTTAAGGAAGGTAGACACTATAAGCTATATGATAAATTTGGTGCGCATTCTGCTGAAAAGGAGGGGGTAATAGGTGTTTATTTTTCGGTTTGGGCTCCAAATGCCAAAAAAGTTTCAGTTATCGGAAATTTCAACAATTGGAACCATAAAGACCATATTTTGTTTCCCCGATGGGACGGATCCGGGATTTGGGAAGGCTTTATTGCAGGATTGACATGGGGAACTTTATATAAATATGCTATCGAAACTGCTCATGGAGAAATTTTAGAGAAAAGTGATCCGTATGCTTTAAGCTGGGAACAAAATCTTCAGGCGGCATCCCTGGTTTCTACAACCTGGTATGAATGGAACGATAAAGAATGGCTCGAAAATCGTTGGAAAAAGAATAGCCTGAAAGCCCCGATCTCCGTCTATGAGCTTCATCTGGGTTCATGGATGAGGAATCTGGATAATCCGGAAAGGTTTTTGAATTACCAAGATGTGGCAAAAATGCTTGTTCCCTACATCAAAGAAATGGGTTTTACTCATGTGGAATTCATGCCCGTGATGGAATATCCTTACGATCCTAGCTGGGGGTATCAGATTACAGGATTTTATGCAGCGACCTCCCGTTTTGGTTCACCACAGGATCTTATGTTTTTGATTGATGAGCTTCACAGGAATGATATTGGTGTTATCCTTGATTGGGTCCCTTCACATTTTCCGGGCGATGCTAATGGCCTTCACCGTTTTGACGGGTCTTATTTGTATGAACATGAAGATCCGCGGAAAGGTTTTCACCCTGATTGGAAGTCGTATATTTTTAATTATGGAAGAAATGAAGTAAAATCATTTTTAATTTCAAATGCCATGTTCTGGCTGGAACGTTATCATGCTGACGGATTGCGTGTGGATGCCGTAACTTCAATGCTGCATCTCGATTATTCAAGAAATGAAGGAGAATGGGAACCGAATATTTATGGCGGAAATGTGAATCTGGAAGCGAAAGCTTTTTTGCAGGAATTCAATACCGCTGTTTATAAAGAATTTGGAGATAATATCATGACCATTGCAGAAGAAAGTTCGGATTTTCCCATGCTTACGAAACCGGTCCATGCCGGCGGTGTCGGTTTTGGGATGAAATGGATGATGGGCTGGATGCATGATACACTGGATTATTTTAAAGAAGATCCTATCAACAGAAAATTTCAGCATCATAAGCTGACGTTTGCTTCGATGTATATGTATAATGAAAATTATATGATGCCTTTGTCACACGATGAAGTAGTACACGGAAAAGCTAGCCTGATCTATAAAATGAGAGGTGATGAATGGCAGAAATTTGCCAATCTCCGGGCATTGTATGTCTATATGTTTACACATCCAGGCGCAAAACTTTTGTTCATGGGAGATGAATTCGGGCAGACGAGTGAATGGAATTTTACCCGGAGTTTAGACTGGCATTTATTACAATATCCTGTTCATAAAGGTTTGCAGACGTTGGTTAAAGATTTAAATCATATATATAAGTATGAAACTGCTTTCTACGAAAATCAATTCAATCCGTACGGCTTTGAATGGCTGGAAGCAGATGATCAGGAAAATTCGGTTTATATATATTTAAGGAAGGGAAAAAAACGGGACGATGTTTGTATGGTAATTTTGAATCTTACGCCAAGAGTTTTGGATTACAAAATTGGAGTCAACGCAGGAACGCATTGGGAAGTCATTTTTAATTCTGATGATGAAATATATAGTGGAAGTGGCGTAAAATCCCAGGTTTTTAAAGAAGAAAATGAAGAATATATGCGTCACCCGAAGTCGATCAGTCTGAATTTACCTCCGTTGGCAGGAATAATTTTAAAACAGAAAAAAGACAAAAAATATAAATTACAAAGAATCAAGCAACACAAAAGATAA
- a CDS encoding alpha/beta hydrolase: MRFELYSEEIDNRAAYITGNFNSWNPKDDRYRLTQLDPNKYFIEIDDQILPDVIEFKFTKGGWENVELDKYGNITPNRKASKSEGKTSGIVEKWRLNWGPFKDEYFPIVEIISEEFYIPQLERYRKVWALLPYDYYISNKSYPVLYLQDAQNLFNEGSGYGNWEIDKKLSILAEYGRGDVIVIAIEHGSEERIKEYIFDNDNVANGSEGKKYIRFIADTLKPFIDENYRTKRDRDNTGIGGSSLGALISIYSGFLYPEVYSKLLIFSPSLWVEPNNNFPLMNFRVPFKTKIYLYGGAQEGSKMVKRIHIFEEYLKRWEKKNLFDFEFRTNINPEGTHSEFYWSQEFPRAIEWLFYDNRENPVEVKPQQKSIKN; encoded by the coding sequence ATGAGGTTTGAACTTTATAGTGAAGAAATTGATAACAGAGCCGCCTATATCACGGGTAATTTCAACAGCTGGAATCCAAAAGATGACCGCTACCGGCTTACACAACTAGATCCGAATAAATATTTTATCGAAATCGATGATCAGATTTTGCCTGATGTGATTGAATTTAAATTCACAAAAGGCGGATGGGAAAATGTCGAGCTGGATAAATACGGAAACATTACGCCCAATAGAAAAGCTTCTAAATCCGAAGGAAAAACGTCCGGTATTGTTGAAAAATGGCGACTTAACTGGGGCCCTTTCAAAGATGAATACTTCCCGATTGTTGAGATTATTTCAGAAGAATTTTACATTCCCCAGCTTGAGCGTTACAGAAAAGTTTGGGCACTTTTGCCTTATGACTATTATATTTCCAATAAAAGCTATCCCGTTTTGTATCTCCAGGATGCACAAAATCTGTTCAACGAAGGCAGCGGCTACGGGAACTGGGAAATTGATAAAAAGCTTTCCATTCTGGCGGAATATGGCCGGGGTGACGTGATTGTTATTGCCATAGAGCACGGAAGCGAAGAGAGAATCAAAGAATATATTTTCGACAATGATAATGTGGCCAACGGATCAGAAGGAAAGAAGTACATCCGCTTCATTGCCGATACTTTAAAGCCTTTTATAGATGAAAATTACAGAACCAAAAGAGACCGGGACAACACCGGAATCGGCGGAAGTTCTCTTGGTGCTTTAATCAGTATTTACAGTGGGTTTCTTTATCCGGAAGTGTATTCTAAACTGCTGATTTTCTCTCCATCACTTTGGGTTGAACCCAATAATAATTTCCCGCTGATGAATTTCAGGGTTCCTTTTAAAACAAAAATTTACCTTTACGGCGGTGCTCAGGAAGGTTCCAAAATGGTGAAAAGAATTCACATTTTTGAAGAATATTTAAAACGTTGGGAAAAGAAAAACCTTTTTGATTTTGAATTCAGGACCAATATCAATCCGGAAGGAACTCACAGTGAATTTTACTGGTCGCAGGAATTTCCCAGAGCAATAGAATGGCTATTCTACGATAACAGAGAAAATCCGGTGGAAGTAAAACCGCAGCAAAAAAGCATTAAAAATTAA